A section of the Leptotrichia sp. HSP-342 genome encodes:
- a CDS encoding acyltransferase, whose product MAIDIIRIFAFVFIVFLHTLNRQFGVDVWMGGYAIISIGVNLFIMISGYLLLDKTEEVIVFFKKRILNILPLFLVFNIIYIYFGKIPIIPVLKGKAISASHFWYIYMILGLYLLTPWLQKVLKYAEKETLFVVFLWFLCNILNPYLRYFNLAEIPFSNFPLTGFIGYYILGYFVKKYDNKVKRTSFILIIVIYALGFLLSFLSTKYVLAVTGKRVSDFFDKNSLGTFIMTLSFFVFWCKFNFSKRDRIIKIVADSTYFAFLVHLIVLHFIIKISDEMIFKSVMTIGISIILGILYNLFKQINIKN is encoded by the coding sequence ATGGCGATTGATATTATAAGAATTTTTGCATTTGTTTTTATTGTGTTTTTACATACTTTAAACAGGCAGTTTGGAGTAGATGTATGGATGGGAGGCTATGCAATTATTTCGATCGGGGTTAATTTGTTTATTATGATTAGTGGATATTTGCTGCTTGATAAAACTGAGGAGGTAATAGTATTTTTTAAAAAAAGGATTTTAAATATTTTACCACTTTTTTTAGTATTTAATATTATATATATTTATTTTGGAAAAATTCCAATTATACCAGTTTTGAAAGGGAAAGCGATTTCAGCGTCGCATTTTTGGTATATTTATATGATATTGGGCCTGTATCTTCTTACGCCATGGCTGCAAAAGGTGTTGAAATATGCAGAAAAAGAGACTCTTTTTGTAGTTTTTCTCTGGTTTTTGTGCAATATTTTAAATCCGTATTTACGATATTTTAATCTTGCTGAAATTCCATTTTCTAATTTTCCATTGACAGGCTTTATTGGGTATTATATTTTAGGATATTTTGTAAAGAAATATGACAATAAAGTTAAAAGGACATCATTTATTTTAATAATAGTTATCTATGCTTTAGGATTCTTGCTAAGTTTTTTATCTACTAAATATGTTTTAGCGGTAACAGGAAAACGTGTATCTGATTTTTTTGATAAAAATTCACTTGGAACATTTATTATGACGCTTTCTTTTTTTGTATTTTGGTGTAAATTTAACTTTTCTAAAAGAGACAGGATTATAAAAATAGTAGCAGATTCTACATATTTTGCATTCCTAGTTCATCTTATAGTACTTCATTTTATTATAAAGATAAGTGATGAAATGATTTTTAAATCAGTAATGACAATTGGGATAAGTATAATTTTAGGAATTTTGTATAATCTTTTCAAGCAAATTAATATTAAGAACTAA
- a CDS encoding OmpA family protein, translating to MEKKSKITAMLSVLLVSAPTTAKKITTSNLRDNAMRTTAIEVEGSELGELEVSKESKNSDVVVLDTNQLKFDFNSATIKEEYTPALKELKDYIEAKNQKISIIGYTDSKGTREYNRELSLRRAESLEEKLIELGLSPERVIETKGNGDANPVATNDTEEGRAANRRIEIQFM from the coding sequence ATGGAGAAAAAATCAAAAATAACTGCAATGCTATCTGTATTATTAGTTTCTGCTCCAACTACAGCTAAGAAAATCACAACATCAAACCTACGTGACAATGCGATGAGAACAACTGCAATTGAAGTTGAAGGATCTGAACTAGGAGAACTGGAAGTCTCAAAAGAAAGTAAAAATTCAGATGTTGTAGTGCTGGATACAAATCAGCTAAAATTTGACTTTAATAGTGCCACAATCAAGGAAGAATACACTCCAGCATTAAAAGAGCTAAAAGATTATATAGAAGCTAAGAATCAAAAAATCTCAATTATAGGCTATACAGATTCCAAAGGTACAAGAGAATACAATAGAGAGCTATCTTTAAGAAGAGCTGAAAGTCTTGAAGAAAAATTGATAGAGCTTGGACTTTCTCCTGAAAGAGTAATCGAAACAAAAGGAAACGGCGATGCTAATCCAGTAGCAACAAATGATACAGAAGAAGGAAGAGCAGCAAATAGAAGAATTGAAATACAATTTATGTAA
- a CDS encoding RelA/SpoT family protein, with product MDEKKVLKNDWKMTDDEIEDMKMPEIVNKSYNELYKQLADKIKENNLDVDMDKVAEAFTLAYESHVGQKRKSGENYILHPVEVAEILADMRMDTDTIVAGLLHDVVEDTLITLADIEYNFGEDVRKLVDGVTKLRNLPRTDSKKLENIRKMVVAMSEDIRVVIIKLADRLHNMRTLKYMKPEKQQEKSKETIEIYAPIAHRIGMAKIKWELEDISFRFLYPKDYYEIKELINSKRKEREEYTANFIEKIQAELEKNHIKGEVTGRPKHLYSIYRKMNEKEKRFVDLNDLIAIRIIVEKKNECYNVLGIIHDLFIPVFKRFKDYISQPKPNGYQSIHTTVKGPNDQNVEIQIRTQEMHEIAEEGVAAHWKYKEKKSKSKNEKFYADAKKLTDSVQSKSDEKEQKGFAQEVTGDVLKQTIFVFTPKDDVMEMPRNSTALDFAFQVHTQIGYRTIGAKVNGRITQLNQVLKNGDKVEVMTSKNVNKGPGKDWIEMVNNHSSRVKIRKWFKDKEFEEKSKEGEQILEKEFEQLGLKLKDMLEDERVFLYMKKFNIADTKTLFYRFAIGDLSLDGFMNKFEKKEEKALEKVLEEETEKANRQKGKNNGGVKISGTENTMYRFAKCCSPLPGDEIRGYVTRGRGIAIHRSDCQNFISLMEKEPEREIDVYWDKSAMSANTTYEFNFTIKASDRNGLLLDIIRILNEYKMNLLNVNTNAFKENGNKRMLIHLRITIRSREDFDRLANNLKSMSEVIDIIKK from the coding sequence ATGGATGAGAAAAAAGTATTAAAAAATGACTGGAAAATGACAGATGATGAGATTGAAGATATGAAAATGCCGGAGATTGTTAATAAAAGTTATAATGAGCTGTATAAGCAGTTGGCAGATAAAATTAAGGAAAATAATCTAGATGTAGATATGGATAAAGTAGCAGAGGCTTTTACACTTGCTTATGAGTCACATGTGGGACAGAAGAGAAAAAGTGGAGAGAACTACATTTTGCATCCTGTAGAAGTAGCAGAAATACTCGCTGATATGAGAATGGATACAGATACGATTGTGGCAGGGCTTCTTCATGATGTAGTTGAGGATACGCTTATAACATTGGCAGATATTGAGTATAACTTTGGAGAAGATGTAAGAAAACTTGTAGATGGAGTTACAAAACTTAGGAATTTACCAAGAACAGATAGTAAAAAGCTGGAGAATATAAGAAAAATGGTAGTTGCAATGTCGGAAGACATTCGGGTTGTAATTATAAAACTTGCGGATAGACTTCATAATATGCGGACATTAAAATATATGAAGCCTGAAAAACAGCAGGAAAAATCAAAAGAAACCATTGAAATTTATGCACCAATTGCACATAGAATTGGGATGGCAAAGATAAAATGGGAACTGGAAGATATTAGTTTTAGATTTTTATATCCAAAAGATTATTACGAGATTAAGGAACTTATAAATTCCAAAAGGAAGGAACGTGAAGAATATACAGCAAATTTTATTGAAAAAATTCAAGCAGAACTTGAAAAAAATCATATAAAAGGAGAAGTTACAGGACGTCCAAAGCATTTATACAGCATTTATCGTAAAATGAATGAAAAGGAAAAAAGATTCGTAGATTTGAATGACTTGATTGCGATAAGAATTATTGTTGAGAAAAAAAATGAGTGCTATAATGTACTTGGAATAATTCATGATTTGTTCATTCCAGTATTTAAACGTTTCAAGGACTATATTTCCCAGCCAAAACCAAACGGCTACCAATCCATCCATACAACTGTGAAAGGGCCTAATGACCAAAATGTCGAAATTCAGATTAGAACTCAAGAAATGCACGAAATAGCAGAAGAAGGGGTTGCTGCACATTGGAAATACAAAGAAAAAAAATCTAAGTCTAAAAATGAAAAATTTTATGCAGATGCAAAAAAATTAACTGATTCTGTTCAAAGCAAATCAGATGAAAAGGAACAAAAGGGATTTGCACAGGAAGTTACAGGAGATGTTTTAAAACAGACGATATTTGTGTTCACACCAAAAGATGATGTAATGGAAATGCCTAGGAATTCAACAGCACTTGATTTTGCATTCCAAGTTCATACGCAAATTGGATACAGAACGATTGGAGCAAAGGTAAACGGAAGAATTACACAGCTAAATCAGGTACTTAAAAATGGAGATAAAGTCGAAGTCATGACGTCCAAAAATGTTAATAAAGGTCCTGGAAAAGACTGGATTGAAATGGTAAACAATCACAGTTCTCGTGTGAAAATTCGAAAATGGTTTAAAGATAAGGAATTTGAAGAAAAATCAAAAGAAGGGGAACAAATTCTGGAAAAGGAATTTGAGCAGCTTGGACTAAAACTGAAGGATATGCTTGAAGATGAACGTGTTTTCCTTTATATGAAAAAATTTAATATAGCTGATACTAAAACATTATTTTACAGATTTGCTATCGGAGATTTGTCGCTTGACGGATTTATGAACAAATTTGAAAAAAAAGAAGAAAAGGCTCTTGAAAAAGTGCTTGAGGAAGAAACAGAAAAAGCAAATAGACAAAAAGGGAAAAATAATGGTGGAGTCAAAATATCTGGAACTGAGAATACGATGTATCGCTTTGCAAAATGTTGCAGTCCACTTCCTGGAGATGAAATACGAGGTTATGTAACAAGAGGACGTGGAATAGCAATACACCGCTCAGATTGTCAAAATTTCATATCCCTTATGGAAAAAGAGCCCGAAAGAGAAATTGATGTTTACTGGGATAAATCTGCAATGTCTGCTAATACAACATATGAATTTAATTTTACAATAAAAGCTTCAGATAGAAACGGACTTCTTCTTGACATTATCCGGATTTTAAACGAATACAAAATGAATCTTCTAAATGTAAACACAAATGCTTTCAAGGAAAATGGCAATAAAAGAATGCTCATACATTTAAGAATAACAATAAGAAGCCGTGAAGATTTTGATAGATTGGCAAACAATTTGAAATCAATGTCAGAAGTGATAGATATAATCAAAAAATAG